The genomic interval tgttatatttaaaaaataaagtataattACTAAGATTTGGGTACCGAAATCTCTGATGTTCTTTAAATTTTGGGCTGATAGAGTCGTAGAGATGTGACGATAATGTTTGGTAGTACCAAAACTATGTCAATAATTTCGACATAGgtcgagtttagtttcaaattttttcttcaaacttccaacttttcgatcacatcaaaactttcctacacacacaaactttcaacttttccgtcacatggtttcaatttcaaccaaacttctaattttagcgtgaactaaacgcaCCCATAATAATTTTGAAACGAGTGCTTAATTCACTTACCTATCAAAAAGTTTAATCTAAAGAATTTCAGTAAGATGATAAACCGAACTCTCGCTCTCAAGAATATTAAATTGTGCCAAATGATTTgagataataaattttaagcaGAGTATCCCCCACTAGCACTCACCAGTCAATCTTCAGTCACGGCCCTATTGTACTGTTCCCAGTTACACCCTCTTGTGGCTATAAATACCCAGCGAGCTCACGCTCACTGCAACTCGATTCAGAGCGAAACGTACTGATTAAAGTGATCAGTTCATCAGTCCACTGCAAACCCAGGTCGAGAGCTCGAGACATCCAGAAGAGGCGAAGATGCTGGGAGGGATCATCGACACCATCACGGGGTCGTCGAAGCAGTCGCGGCTCAAGGGCACGGTGGTGCTCATGCGCAAGAACGTCCTCGACCTCAACGACTTCGGCGCCACCGTCATCGACGGCCTCGGCGAGTTCCTCGGCAAGGGCGTCACCTGCCAGCTCATCAgctccaccgccgtcgacccaagtgagcacccccccccccccccctctcacCCCCTTGCATCTCTTCTCTTGGTCGATTTACCTCTCTTGTTCATTTTTGTCCATACAAACTTAAACACTGTATGGGCGGCCATTGCCTAGCTAGCTCGGTCCTCTTTTGATGGGACATGGAAAGAAGAGACCAACGTCGAGGAAAAAGACAACCAGGGTAGGAGTACCAGATGCTAACCCAAAGTACAAAagctaaaaagtaaaaaaaaaaaaagaagtagtACCTCACTTTGAACTAGATGCCTGAAACTATAGCTGGTGTCGCGAGGAGGTGACACGTAGTATAATTAACAGCTGGGGCATGATTAGTTGTTGGTTTGGACTAATTAACGGAAACGGATTGGGCATGATCCTCTCATCGGCGTGCAGACAACGGCAACCGGGGGAAGGTGGGGGCGGAGGCGAGCCTGGAGCAGTGGCTGACGAGCAGCCTGCCGTCGCTGACGACGGGGGAGTCGCGGTTCGGCGTGACGTTCGACTGGGACGTCGACAAGCTCGGCGTGCCGGGGGCCATCATCGTCAAGAACCACCACAGCAACGAGTTCTTCCTCAAGACCATCACCCTCGACGACGtccccggccgcgccggcgccgtcgtcttcctcgccaaCTCCTGGGTCTACCCCGCCGACAAGTACCGTTACGACCGCGTCTTCTTCGCCAACGATGTGAGTTCTTCTCTGCTGCATACTGTATTATGCTACCCTGCATGTAAATTACACTATTACAGTAACCATTTGCCGTTCTTCTTTGTTTGGCCAGTTCGTAGATGCTTTATGTAGTAAGTTGCTTGATTCACGTCGTTTGGTAGGCGTCCATAGGGAAGATATTTGGTTTGGTGAGAAGTGAATGGACTTTATGTAAGTTGTTTATGTGGTAGGTGAAGTGGATTTAGTAGCactgttcaaaaaaaagaagcagcTCTACAATGGATATGCTTCCTGATGATAACAACATAAAAGTGGCTATAGTACTAGAAATCTGGAATAGTCCTTGGACTCAGGAAGGCATGTGAGTTCACGTGAGTCATCAACTCATCATAGTTGCTACAGTTCACACCCATTTAGACGGCATTGTTTCATGGCCCCGAGAAGCTTTTTCAACAAGATCAACGACACAGCACTCGATTTTACTTTGCGAACACATGACACGGTAAAAGTTTTAAAGTGAACAGATAGTTGCCTGCCTCTTGTTCAGCGTGCAGCCAGGTGTCCAAGGCCGGTGCCGTATCAAGGGACTGATTTGGGCAATCAACTAACCAATTAAGTAGGAGTAATTAGCGATGCGTATTAATACGAGTACGTGCTATAATTAACTTTGTGATATATTTTCTGCGGCGACGCGCAGGCCTACCTGCCGAGCCAGATGCCGGCGGCGCTGAAGCCGTAccgcgacgacgagctccgcaACCTGCGCGGCGACGACCAGCAGGGCCCCTACGAGGAGCACGACCGCGTCTACCGCTACGATGTCTACAACGACCTCGGCTCCCCCGACTCCGGCAACCCTCGCCCCATCCTCGGCGGCTCCCCCGACACCCCCtaccctcgccgcggccgcaccGGCCGCAAACCCACCACCACCGGTACGCATCCCCCAACCAAAAATTTTACgattcttaaaaaaacattttaaggTCTAAAAAGTTTTTTATACATTTTTACACTAGAATGTGGCACCTTCACTCACATACCTCCCAGttaggcccacctgtcatagtgAAACACCAGAACTGGTCCATATTCAGCTGCAATGTCTCACTGACGGTGGGCCCGGTTTGTGTGGTTGACCGTTGACTTTGACTTTGACTGATGTTTTTTGTACACGTATGCGTGCGTGCAGATCCGGACTCGGAGAGTAGGCTGTCGCTGGTGGAGCAGATCTACGTGCCGCGGGACGAGCGGTTCGGGCACCTGAAGATGGCGGACTTCCTGGGCTACTCGATCAAGGCGATCGCGGAGGGGATCGTGCCGGCGATCCGCACGTACGTGGACACCACCCCCGGCGAGTTCGACTCGTTCCAGGACATCCTCGACCTGTACGAGGGCGGCCTCAAGCTCCCCGATGTCCCCGCGCTGGAGGAGCTCCGCAAGCGATTCCCGCTCCAGCTCGTCAAGgacctcctccccgccgccggcgactatATCCTCAAGCTCCCCATGCCTCAGATTATCAAACGTGAGCGCAACCTGTCATCGTAGAGACTTTTCATCAGAATCTTTAGGTGAAAACTGACGATCGATGTAATGTTTGGCTATGTATGCAGAGGACAAGGAGGCGTGGAGGACAGACGAGGAGTTCGCGCGGGAGGTGCTCGCCGGCGTGAACCCGATGATGATCACGCGTCTCACGGTGAGTGATCAGTGATGCGTTCATGCCAAATTGATAGTGAACACGGCTGCTGCAACGTGAAATGTGGCAAATTTAACTCGATGTTGATCCCGCAGGAATTCCCTCCGAAAAGTAGTCTCGATCCTAGCAAGTTCGGCGACCACACCAGCACGATCACGGCGGCGCACATCGGGAGCAACCTCGAGGGCCTCACCGTGCAGCAGGTTGGTTTCGTACGTGCAGATTTTGCTATCAATCGTGACTTGCAAACCTGAATTGTTGCTGGCAAATGGCAATAGTGTGTGGAAATTTACTGTGTCGCGATTTGCAGGCGCTGGACAGCAACCGGCTGTACATTCTGGACCACCACGACCGGTTCATGCCGTTCCTGATCGACGTCAACGGCCTGGAGGGCAACTTCATCTACGCGACCAGGACGCTCTTCTTCCTGCGAGGGGACGGCACGCTGGCGCCGCTCGCCATCGAGCTGAGCGAGCCTATGATCCAGGGCGACGTCACCGCCGCCAAGAGCACCGTGTACACGCCGGCGTCCACCGGCGTCGAGGCCTGGGTGTGGCAGCTCGCCAAGGCCTACGTCGCCGTCAACGACTCCGGCTGGCACCAACTGATCAGCCACTGGTACGTTCAAAACCAGAGCAATCGATCGCTTCATCGACGGAGATTTGTACTCAtcggttgttgttgttggttgaTCAGGCTGAACACGCACGCTGTGATGGAGCCGTTCGTGATCGCGACGAACCGGCAGCTCAGCGTGACGCACCCGGTGCACAAGCTGCTGAGCCCGCACTACCGCGACACGATGACCATCAACGCCCTGGCGCGGCAGACGCTCATCAACGCCGGCGGCATCTTCGAGATGACCGTCTTCCCCGGCAAGTACGCGCTCTGGATGTCGTCCATGGTGTACAAGAACTGGAACTTCACCGAGCAGGGCCTCCCCGCCGATCTCATCAAAAGGTAGTAGTATTACACATCTCCATTGATTTTTGTAAGGCATCAGTGGGAAGAATGTACAATTTAGTGCAAAATCgtgtgaattttttttgcaGGGGAGTGGCGGTGGAGGACGCGACGAGCCCGTACAAGGTGCGGCTGCTGATCAAGGACTACCCGTACGCGGCGGACGGGCTGGAGATCTGGCACGCGATCGAGCAGTGGGTGGGCGAGTACCTGGCGATCTACTACACCGACGACGGCGTGCTCCGAGGCGACGCGGAGCTGCAGGCGTGGTGGGCGGAGGTGCGGGAGGTCGGGCACGGCGACCTCAAGGGCGCGGCGTGGTGGCCCAGGATGGACGCCGTGTCGGAGCTCCGCGACGCGTGCACCACCATCATCTGGATCGCGTCGGCGCTGCACGCGGCGGTCAACTTCGGCCAGTACCCGTACGCCGGTTACCTCCCGAACCGGCCGACGGTGAGCCGGCGGCGGATGCCGGAGCCCGGGACGGAGGCGTACGGCGAGCTGGGGCGCGACCCGGAGCGGGCCTTCATCCGCACCATCACCAGCCAGCTCCAGACCATCATCGGCATCTCGCTGATCGAGGTCCTGTCCAAGCACTCCTCCGACGAGGTGTACCTCGGGCAGCGCGACACGCCGGCGTGGACGTCGGACGCCAGGGCGCTGGAGGCGTTCCGGCGGTTCAGCGACCGGCTGGTGGAGATCGAAGGGAAGGTGGTGGGCATGAACGGCGACGCGGGGCTCAAGAACCGCAATGGCCCAGCCGAGTTCCCATACATGCTGCTCTACCCCAACACCTCCGacgtcaccggcgccgccgccggcatcacCGCCAAGGGCATCCCCAACAGCATCTCGATCTGAAATCTGAGCTCCCGATCTTAATCTGAATATGTACCTACGATTACGAATAATTGATCCTTCAGCACGGGAGCATGTAGAGAGATTAGCGTTGTGTGGATACCGAATCAGTGTGCCACCTACCGTGTCCATAAGTCCATTTCCACACCTACGAACGCAGAGTTCTATCTGGTGATCACTCACTCGAGCAAACTGTTGAGGAGAATATATATGGATAAAAGTCGCATTTCCCGAACTGAATTGATTCTCGTCATGTTTATAGCATGAACTTGTCCAGCATAGTACTCCAAATTACTGGGGCACAGTTGGACAAAGCAACGTCGGGTTTCCTTATAATGTtgtgaagaaaaatatatgaaaaaaaaaaactgataacTAGGAACGATCACTTGCTGCTTCGCAGCACGGTAGCACACGCTCTCGATACATAGGCGGGTAATTGAGCGGGTTCACTCTTCTATCATTATCCGCTGCGCAGGCAGTGATGTAGATGCAATCTTCCTCCAGATTATCCACCCAATCTGCATCGATTCTTTCAGCGAGCCGAATGTTGCTGTGGGATCCTCTCTGTAATCCAGGAAAGAGTCGTTCTCCACGCATCACCTTCTCAAATTCCGTGTCACGTCCATGGAAGCTCTTCTCACCAGGATGCACAATCCTAGTCCCCTTGCTCTCACAGTAAATGCAACGGACTAATTCTGCCATACATACAAAAATGACAACACGTTATAAACTAATAATAGTATGGTAGTGACAATTGATTATTAACGCGAGTAGAATTCCTTCTGTCACATTTGCACACTCCATATTGAGAACAGAAATCGGacgtggattttcatcccttgagGGGACATTCCCTCGTTATTTgcatatcatctaaatagttattaaaaaattaaaaaaaaattaacaacatagattaatacgaaatatatcactccacaaacatgcaagaccaaattcaacttctataagttgcaacaaaaataacaaattaaagtgAAAATAACACCTAAATGCCAAGGATTTTGTACGCCTAGATGCCATGGCACCCATCATTTGCATACgatttaaatagttatagaaaaaattgaaaaagtttaGTAGCATCGATTGTGATGATATAAGTCTATggaaagtattttctacatatatgcatgtaatttaaaaggttatataaaaattttataaaatttgataagatagattaTGGTAATATAAGACACTATACAAACATGAAGGTCTAAATTTGATCAACatatgaagaaataaaaataataaattttatctGCGTGGTACGTGTACTATTCACTGTctaattttattgtttttgtttctctagttgtagatcaaatttagtcaTGCATGTTTGTGTATAGACTTATATCATCACAATCGATGctactaatttttttcattttttcctgTAACTATTTGAATCACATGCAAATGATGGGTGCCATGACATctaggtgtagaaaatcctTATCCATAAGTCTATACACAAACATGTAtgactaaatttgatctacaattagagaaacaaaaataataaaatcagacagTGAATAGTATCCGTACTCCCTTTAAAACTGGACAGATCAAGAAACTGTGCCCTTTTGAAacaggacagagagagtatcaCCTATGTCATCTATGAAGCATCCTGCATAAGTAATCTATCACACGTTAGCATCTATTTACCATAGACAGATCTAATATAATCTTTCTATTGGACAGATTTTAGCagcattcttttttcttttctgggcATCACATCACTATTTTTGCTTAACCTTTGGTCCTCTGCTATGTCGGTGAGTTTTCAACTAGAGATATATACTGATATGAAATTGATTACGATAGCATAGACAAACCTACTTGGAAGGGAAATATTGAGATGGATATTGAAAGGTTTTTCGATCGTAAGGTCAAGACCAGAGCATACCAGTATCTCGATGCGGCGAAACCACAGGGATGCACCAAGACTCCTCATGAACGCTATAGTTGCTACATTCAGCAAAGAAGAGCGTTGCAGGATCATTGGCAGATTGGGGGTCATCGCAAATCGCCAGAAAGTTGATATGAGAgtgattatatttgtaaatcCTCCATGGGCTATTGCTTCTGACCGGGCCGTACTCCAGGCCAGATACGCACTCATTGACACCACAGATAAAATGAAGCCTATATTTGTGCACCTTCAACCAAAGACACAATCGAAGAGAGTTAATTGGACATTTGAGGCTAAGCATATACAACAAAAATAGAGGGGGGTCAACTTGAAGAAACCAAACCTTGTCAAGGTTGAATGTGGCCAATGCAACTTCCACGTTCTTGCAGACTAGGTCATGATGTAGCCAAAACTTGAAACGCCGGTGACAAAGCGCAATGTAGGCATCATTGCATAACCTTTTAGGCTCTGGCTGCTGTTGATGTCGCAACTCGAAGTGACGCTTGCGAAACAACAAGGAAATCAAGGTGACATCGTCAGAGCAGAGCCTGTCACCGTGCTGCAACGCATGCAGATATACAAACCCAAGCTTAGCCAGGTTGTCAGGTGATGCGAGAAGCTCTTGCTGCGCAAGCGGCGCTGGGtggaaagcagcagcagccgcagcagcataAGCTTCGTGGACACCGGCAGACGGGGTAACCGATCTTCTTGATGCCTCAGCTCTGAAACACAAACATCCAATCCCAACCTGCAGTGGCAAGTTACAACAGAAGCTCATGCTGATGTTGTCTGTTCTCGTAATCTTATTGGACATATAACCAAGGGCAGGATCAACAATCCGCAAGTCAGCGTTGGCCATCTGCAGCCACCATCGCTTGGTCAGGTGAGCAGTCCGGGTAACGAGTGCACAGGAAGGACAGGAGGCCAtagaaagatcgggccacgattCGCATCAGGCATTTGGTGCTGATCATCTGCAGTGTACACGGCTTGCTCTGCGAGAAGGCCGCCTGATCGTACCAGATGGTGTTGACGATGATGTTGGAGACGGGGTCCAGCGGGCCGTAGCAGTGGCCGGCCTTGAGCATGCTGCGGTGATACCGAGCGCGCAGCTCGTCGGCCGGCAGCCTCGCCATCGCCTGCAGGTAGAAGCCGCGGATCGTTGCGAAGAGCATTCGCTTCTTGGCCGCCCGGGCATGAGGGAGAACTGGTTGAGGCTTTGCACGTAGGAGCAGAGATTTTGCGAGTCGCTCCCATGATTTTGCCAGTTTGGTTTTGTGTTGTGGTGATCAAGCCGAGATTCGGCGAGCTCCCAGGATTGCTTCAGATGGAGAATTTCATCATCTTTCACTGTGGCGTGGTTCATCATGGTGTTGTCTAGTAGCGCCTTGACTCGAGATTTGTTGGGCGTGATGAGCATTTTCAGGTCACCGGCGAGACGAGCTTCCACCCTAACACGAGCAGTCAAGGGTCGGGGTTGTTAGAGATAATGCAATCTCCTGTAATCTCTGTATGCGCAAGATGAGGAGGCCGGTAGTTTGTTAACCTGATAAGGTTGTTAGAGCATGTATAGGAGATCCGGTTCCTCCCATCTATGGCGCATATATATCTGTAAATGATCGCACGATTCAGTGCTGAATTAACACGAACCGTCGCATCGACGACGTTACCTCTAGATTGAGTTTTCtttcatggtatcagagctttcctAGCATGGCTAGCTCATCCTCCACTGCAT from Oryza glaberrima chromosome 3, OglaRS2, whole genome shotgun sequence carries:
- the LOC127768471 gene encoding putative linoleate 9S-lipoxygenase 3, which produces MLGGIIDTITGSSKQSRLKGTVVLMRKNVLDLNDFGATVIDGLGEFLGKGVTCQLISSTAVDPNNGNRGKVGAEASLEQWLTSSLPSLTTGESRFGVTFDWDVDKLGVPGAIIVKNHHSNEFFLKTITLDDVPGRAGAVVFLANSWVYPADKYRYDRVFFANDAYLPSQMPAALKPYRDDELRNLRGDDQQGPYEEHDRVYRYDVYNDLGSPDSGNPRPILGGSPDTPYPRRGRTGRKPTTTDPDSESRLSLVEQIYVPRDERFGHLKMADFLGYSIKAIAEGIVPAIRTYVDTTPGEFDSFQDILDLYEGGLKLPDVPALEELRKRFPLQLVKDLLPAAGDYILKLPMPQIIKQDKEAWRTDEEFAREVLAGVNPMMITRLTEFPPKSSLDPSKFGDHTSTITAAHIGSNLEGLTVQQALDSNRLYILDHHDRFMPFLIDVNGLEGNFIYATRTLFFLRGDGTLAPLAIELSEPMIQGDVTAAKSTVYTPASTGVEAWVWQLAKAYVAVNDSGWHQLISHWLNTHAVMEPFVIATNRQLSVTHPVHKLLSPHYRDTMTINALARQTLINAGGIFEMTVFPGKYALWMSSMVYKNWNFTEQGLPADLIKRGVAVEDATSPYKVRLLIKDYPYAADGLEIWHAIEQWVGEYLAIYYTDDGVLRGDAELQAWWAEVREVGHGDLKGAAWWPRMDAVSELRDACTTIIWIASALHAAVNFGQYPYAGYLPNRPTVSRRRMPEPGTEAYGELGRDPERAFIRTITSQLQTIIGISLIEVLSKHSSDEVYLGQRDTPAWTSDARALEAFRRFSDRLVEIEGKVVGMNGDAGLKNRNGPAEFPYMLLYPNTSDVTGAAAGITAKGIPNSISI